The proteins below come from a single Salvelinus fontinalis isolate EN_2023a chromosome 1, ASM2944872v1, whole genome shotgun sequence genomic window:
- the LOC129815271 gene encoding transcription factor 20-like, protein MEQPLGDSDDLQPQDLSSTRSLPAVMDLTRKGEECLLKANAMEALRVVKPPSWYPNFPETDHDHRLQPVDQIQPDNAFSNTTVTLSYVSRSHVFSQHPSLSQHPSLSQHPSLSQHPSLSQHPSLSQHPSLYGVPSISRFSTMDGYLQQVDRPLGLAPRSEILDSIPPAQVVGENVPGVCLMQQSYEINGHRVASNGGVEKYKPQQRGSSMKHTLSQDTVNKGLQNGQGSSSWSNSAICVDSSPESLATDMEEGQRASEVLFLISRTEEPVLMQDSRSPRDLCSPNRDYISPLEDPVSPSVSLDDVDDGLILPQASCSHCAYNYSPDHTADTRWDELGRGGPGLSAVQGTRSNGENIPRLDYSKDFQQPGHNPKAASEPIVDLTEDESSVPEVSEKNPEETAATHLNGNVKAERRTSERKRLPPRSGRGTRLEAIVMNINPNWYKVSTKKPKRQTNPLTQSSPSKAGVSPNKQTSCVVKKKKVQNKAASSCEGETKVQAAVASLTSHMDNIYTNADSCIESTSDSEHARSSKYPHNHSTSPITSSLPFAPDKDSEKESEHRESGPEPSYEVDLLTVPPSLKTSPKEPGKHQAKTTSSEAAAPTAKSRKATPAPKKKRKKPRLDQSSIFSPQEPEIKLKYINYKEEKRDMRVDKFSPFIHIEHKPSSTSHANCTVINYPEEEKPRQNGQGQQQAGSSGSRGFLPGAVPSTSCLQLGRISTHSQHHSSLVCCLCGGSANAMDLGDLHGPYYPEGYRPSTEAPASKPGPKEEEDLSDSDSSCSVRGRGRKCARPPGVPWPHKPDPRLKQEALLGRWTSDSDLSGSPGAKRGRIEAGPLVTSGARTAVDDWYIPPVVPLDQCEYWLHEDCSIWSTGVFLVKGRLYGLEEAVKVAQETTCSRCHNPGATLGCFIKGCPNKYHYRCSLQSDCVLNEENFSMKCTKHKNKSFQGSGNRRDNR, encoded by the exons ATGGAGCAACCACTGGGGGACTCTGATGATTTACAGCCACAGGACCTTTCCTCCACCCGCAGCCTTCCCGCTGTGATGGACCTGACCAGAAAAGGTGAGGAATGCCTCTTGAAAGCCAACGCCATGGAGGCCCTACGGGTGGTCAAGCCTCCCAGCTGGTACCCAAACTTCCCCGAGACTGACCACGACCACAGGCTTCAACCAGTAGACCAGATACAGCCGGACAATGCTTTCTCCAACACTACAGTCACTCTCTCATATGTGAGCCGGTCTCATGTCTTCTCCcagcatccctctctctcccagcatccctctctctcccagcatccctctctctcccagcatccctctctctcccagcatccctctctctcccagcatCCCTCTCTCTACGGCGTCCCGTCGATCAGCAGGTTCTCAACAATGGATGGCTACCTGCAGCAGGTGGATAGGCCTCTGGGCTTAGCACCTCGGTCGGAAATACTTGACTCTATCCCTCCAGCCCAGGTGGTGGGTGAGAATGTCCCAGGGGTGTGTCTGATGCAGCAGTCTTATGAAATCAATGGCCATCGAGTTGCCAGTAACGGAGGAGTGGAGAAATACAAGCCTCAACAGAGAGGGAGTTCAATGAAACACACTCTTTCTCAGGACACGGTCAACAAAGGATTGCAGAATGGCCAGGGTAGTAGCAGCTGGTCCAACTCTGCCATCTGTGTCGATTCCTCCCCAGAGTCTCTCGCTACAGACATGGAGGAGGGTCAGAGGGCTTCAGAGGTTCTCTTTCTCATCTCTAGAACAGAGGAGCCGGTCCTGATGCAGGACAGCAGGAGTCCCAGGGACCTGTGTTCTCCGAATAGGGACTATATCAGTCCTCTGGAGGACccggtctctccctctgtctcactgGACGACGTAGACGATGGGCTCATTCTGCCTCAGGCCTCCTGCTCACACTGCGCTTACAATTATTCACCAGACCACACGGCTGATACCCGCTGGGATGAGCTGGGGAGAGGAGGACCTGGGCTGTCTGCAGTACAGGGGACAAGGTCTAATGGTGAGAATATACCAAGGTTAGATTACAGCAAGGACTTCCAGCAGCCAGGACATAATCCCAAGGCAGCTTCAGAGCCTATTGTTGATTTGACAGAAGACGAGAGCAGTGTGCCAGAGGTTTCAGAAAAGAACCCCGAGGAGACAGCTGCTACTCACCTGAATGGTAATGTGAAGGCAGAGCGGAGGACTTCTGAGAGGAAACGACTCCCCCCTCGCTCTGGCAGGGGAACCAGGTTAGAGGCCATAGTGATGAACATAAACCCTAACTGGTATAAAGTATCCACCAAGAAGCCCAAGCGTCAGACGAACCCCCTGACCCAGAGCAGTCCATCTAAAGCCGGTGTTAGTCCTAACAAACAGACCTCGTGTGTAGTGAAGAAGAAGAAGGTCCAGAATAAAGCAGCGTCTAGCTGCGAGGGAGAGACTAAAGTACAGGCAGCAGTAGCCTCACTGACCAGTCATATGGATAACATTTACACAAACGCAGACAGTTGCATAGAGTCTACCTCAGATTCGGAACACGCCCGTTCTTCAAAATACCCACACAACCACAGCACATCTCCAATAACCTCCAGTCTGCCCTTTGCTCCAGACAAAGACTCAGAGAAGGAGTCGGAACACAGAGAGTCAGGTCCCGAGCCCTCCTATGAGGTGGATTTACTGACCGTACCACCGTCACTTAAAACATCTCCAAAGGAACCCGGGAAGCATCAAGCTAAGACTACAAGCAGCGAAGCAGCTGCTCCCACAGCCAAATCAAGGAAGGCGACCCCTGCTCCCAAGAAGAAACGGAAGAAACCCAGACTGGACCAGTCCTCAATATTCTCCCCTCAGGAGCCTGAGATCAAACTGAAATACATCAACTacaaggaggagaagagggacatGAGGGTGGACAAGTTCTCTCCTTTCATCCACATAGAGCATaagccctcctccacctcccacgCCAACTGTACTGTCATCAACTACCCAGAGGAGGAGAAGCCCAGGCAGAATGGCCAGGGACAACAGCAGGctggaagttcaggatccagggGTTTCCTCCCAGGGGCTGTACCCTCCACTTCCTGCCTCCAGCTGGGCCGCATCTCCACCCACAGCCAGCACCACAGCTCCCTGGTTTGCTGCCTGTGTGGAGGCTCGGCTAACGCCATGGACCTTGGGGACCTCCACGGGCCCTACTACCCTGAGGGATACAGACCCAGCACTGAAGCCCCAGCTAGCAAACCAGGCCCCAAAGAAGAGGAGGATCTCAGTGACTCTGACTCATCCTGCAGCGTGAGAGGCCGGGGCAGAAAGTGTGCTCGGCCCCCGGGGGTCCCCTGGCCCCACAAACCTGACCCCCGGCTGAAACAGGAGGCCCTGCTGGGGAGGTGGACCAGTGACAGCGACCTCTCAGGCAGCCCTGGAGCTAAGAGGGGCAGGATTGAGGCTGGGCCTTTGGTAACATCTGGGGCCAGGACTGCAGTGGATGACTGGTACATTCCCCCTGTGGTGCCTCTGGACCAGTGTGAGTACTGGCTCCACGAGGACTGCAGCATCTGGTCTACAGGTGTGTTCCTGGTGAAGGGAAGGCTCTACGGCCTGGAAGAGGCAGTCAAGGTGGCTCAGGAGACG ACGTGTTCTCGCTGCCATAACCCAGGTGCCACGTTGGGCTGCTTCATCAAAGGATGCCCCAACAAGTACCACTACAGGTGTTCTCTACAGTCAG ACTGTGTCCTCAATGAAGAGAACTTCTCCATGAAATGCACCAAGCACAAG